The genomic window CAGGTATAGATATTAAAGAACAGAAAATGACCTTGCCTTTAATTCATGTTCTTAACAACTGCACAAAAAAAGAAAAATCCTGGTTAATCAATTCTGTAAAAAACCACAACAAGGATAAAATCCGCGTTAAAGAAGTTATTGCGTTTGTAAAATCTAATGGTGGATTAGATTACGCTATTTCAAAAATGAAAGACTTTCAGCAAGAAGCCTTAAAACTACTTAGTAATTATCCTGAATCTCCCTATAAAGCTTCATTAGAGCTTATGGTTAACTATGTAATTGATAGAAAAAAATAATTTTTAAAACCCTAAAAATCAATAGGTTGAAATTGTTTTAAAAAATAGTTTACTTTCCAGACAACCATTAGCAAGATATTTGCGTCTATACAAATAGAAGAGCAACCGTAACCAGCAATATGAAAGTTATTCAGCTTCATAAAAACGAAACAAAGCTTATACAAAGAGCCGCGAAAAACAATCGCGAAGCACAACATGTGCTGTATGAGTTGCACGCTCCAAAAATGTTAAGTGTATGTAGATACTACATTAAGGATGTGCATAAGGCTGAAGAGGCAATGTTGAACGGTTTTTTTAAAGTCTTTAAATATATAAAGACGTTTAAAAATGAAGGTAGTTTTGAAGGTTGGGTAAGACGTATTATGATAAGAGAGGCGATTTCTTTTTTAAGACAGCAAAAGCATATTGAGTTTGCAACCGAAGATGATTATTTAGAGCAAGATTATACCAATAATATTAATACCAATATTGAGGTTGCTCAGATTCAGCAGTTAATAGATGGTTTGCCAGAAGGCTACAAAATGGTGTTTGTAATGTACGCTATAGAAGGCTACAAACATTACGAAATAGCAGAATTATTGAATATTTCAGAAGGTACATCAAAGTCGCAATTGTTTAAAGCCAGACAAATGCTTCAAACAAAAATAAAAGAACTAAACAACAGCAGTTATGGCACCAATTAAATTTGAAGAACAACTAAAAGACAAGCTAGAAAAACGCAGCTTGCAACCGTCGGCAGAGAGTTGGGCAAAACTGTCTGAGCGTCTAGATGCTGACGAAAAGAAATCTAAAAATCCGTGGTTTTGGTGGATGGGAATTGCTGCAGCAGTTATAATTACATTAACCATTGTGATGCAAACTTTAGGAACTAATAATACTGAAGACATCATGCCACA from Winogradskyella sp. MH6 includes these protein-coding regions:
- a CDS encoding RNA polymerase sigma factor translates to MKVIQLHKNETKLIQRAAKNNREAQHVLYELHAPKMLSVCRYYIKDVHKAEEAMLNGFFKVFKYIKTFKNEGSFEGWVRRIMIREAISFLRQQKHIEFATEDDYLEQDYTNNINTNIEVAQIQQLIDGLPEGYKMVFVMYAIEGYKHYEIAELLNISEGTSKSQLFKARQMLQTKIKELNNSSYGTN